AAGTGAAACTACTGATTCAGCATACTGATGACTGactttaatgcttttttaaagtttatattatttCCTATACTAGGTTTTTACTATAATTTTGCATAGAATTACTTATAAAGTATGTTTTTGCATTTCACATCACAGTAGGAGCTTTTAGTAtaacagtacaaaaaaaaaaaaaaaaacccactagcTTAGAAAAGGTCAGATCCTTCCAAATCTAGTTTTTCTTCACATCTGGCTTCTTACTCTTGGGCACAAGGAACACATTGCCATCTCTTGTTTGCTGCAGGGAGTATTCACTAGGAGAGTAAGGTTTTCCATCTTCATCACGTAACATGCTGAAGACTTCAAGATACAGGGTGCTAAGCTGTTTTTTCAGTAGATGCAGGCTTTTGTCATTCTCGCCCTTTTCTCtgagcaatttttctttttcGTCTTTCAAATGATCCAAATCTTGTTCCAGTTCCactatattttccagttttctttttctgcagttCTGAGCAGCCACTTTATTCTTACCCCGCCTGCGTATATCTCGAATTAATGCCAGTTGAGCTTCGTTGAATTGTTCCTTGGACATCATCTCATTGAAGTCATCAACAGGGAGGTTAATGATCTTTTCAACAGGGAATGGGATGTGGAGAGCTTTGGCCCTTAGCTCATCTCTTGTGAGATGAGCCTCCAAGCGGCTTGAATGTTTGTCTTTTGTGAATGGGGTTTTTCGATGACTGGGACTTACAGGCAATTCTTTCTTGGGCGTGTTTTCACACTGGGCATCACTCACTGGAGCACTGTGCCCTGGGGATGGTGACAGGGGTTGGACTGTATCTCCAGAAGACTGTACGGGTTGTGTTTTAGGACCATTCTGTTTGACACTCCCAGGGGCACTATCTATCTCTTCCATTTCAGAATCACTGAAGCCAAGCGGTGTGTCTCCATAGACAGAAGATTCCACTGAGTGTTCTGGTGATGCCAGGCCAGGACTCGTGTTCAGCGAAATGCCAGAGTCAGAGTCATTGAATTCTGTGCTTTCAGGGTGGCTTTGGTTGAAGGCTTTACAAAGTGATAGATCAGAAACATCAATGGGCCCATTAAGAAGTTCAGAGAGTGACTGGCTTAAAGTAGCCGAGGAGGGCATGCTATTGCTGCTACTAGGTTCTGCTATGAAAGCAGAATAAAATTCATCACCAAAATCAGTGTTTATTGTGGCATCTGAATTTAATGAGTTCACGGTCAACTGGCTGGAATCTTCTGTGGAGAGGATGCTGCTGAAGGAATCCTCAAAAGCACTGAGAAAATGTGGACTGCAGTTACCTACTTCCTTTTCCAGTGAGGGCATCGATGAGTAGAAATGATAATTGTTGTCAATTTCTGTCATTTTGGTTTCTGGACTTGGGACCGTGCTAGTCTCAACCAACTTGTCATTTTGAATATTAAGACACTgcacagaaaagaaatttttaccAAATGTAAgtcaagttaaatatttttaatagctgatAATCTGTATCTGATGGcacatatttttacttattttgaaagattttatttttaagtgatctctacacccaatgtggggcttggactcaaaaccctgaggtcaagagtcacacgctccagctccacagactgagccagccaggtgcccctgaatgcaaatgtttttaatagCTGATAATCTATATTTGATGGTAAACTCTCCCCACCCTCATTCTTCCCAAGGTCTTCTATAATTCAGATAATTCCTATTTCTAACAGATGTTTATGTCTAAGCATATGTATTTTCACAGTTCTTAGATCAGACTTCAGGTTTACAACTTGATCTTTCCTCAAGACATCCAGTCCATTTAATTAACAAAAGCATACTTAAGTGAGCATGGGCAGCTCTCatgactaatttcatttatttaagtaatgtctacatccagtgtggggcttgaactcacgaccctgaggtcaagagtcacatgctcttctgactgaaccagccaggcacccctctcgtGACTAATTTAAAAGCACCCTCCAATCCTTCCTAGAAGTAGGTGGCATATAAAGAGTAAgtggaataaataatttaaaggcATTGAATATGAAAGTGTTTTTGGCACTTACTGTTATTAGATCTTAGTTACCTGTAATTCTGGAATGGACAGTAGCTCCTCCCAAACTTGCTCAATGTCCTGCTGCATATTGTCTAAATCAGCAATGACTGACTGAGTGACAAGAGTCTGAGGTGACTGAGCCTGATTAGGAGCAATGAAGACGGGGTTCTCGATTTGGCTGGGAATATCAGGAACAAGTGACTGAAACGCAGCTGAAGAAACCTAAAATTGACAAAGCATTTATCTGTGTGAGTCTGCCAGCAACAGTGGAGAAAGAAGTACATGCCGGGGCACCATCACAACACTTTAAACTGGAATTAGCCAACAGTTCTGTGGCCCCTATTTCTATATAATGAAAcaaatctcccccccccccccgacaaaaTAActccacatttattcatttactggcTTGTTTTAGCCTATGCGTTTGAAGGTAAATTTCAAGGAAAGTGATACgcttttggatttaatttgcatctccctgtATAATAGCTAGTATAGTGcttcaaacacaaaacaaacgAATTGTTAACTGAGCAAGTCTTGGTTTGTTACCCAGCTTGCTTTTTACTCacccaaatttatttctcagtacCTGTATGTATCAAATGAGTTACCTGTTTTCATGGTTATGCAGATCCATGCTTCTGGCTATGCAAGGATAAGAGGATTTGGTCTTGCATGGTGTAgggaccttttctttctttttttttttttttgaattgtaaCGTTATCTATAGGCTAAGATTTCTTTGACAAAATTTCCccctaaaatacttaaaaaaaattttttttttcaacatttatttatttttgggacagagagagacagagcatgaacgggggaggggca
The window above is part of the Prionailurus bengalensis isolate Pbe53 chromosome C1, Fcat_Pben_1.1_paternal_pri, whole genome shotgun sequence genome. Proteins encoded here:
- the NFE2L2 gene encoding nuclear factor erythroid 2-related factor 2 isoform X3 codes for the protein MDLIDILWRQDIDLGVSREVFDFSQRRKEHELEKQKKLEKERQEQLQKEQEKAFFAQLQLDEETGEFLPIQPAQHIPSETSGSANYSQVAHIPKPDALYFDDCMQLLAETFPFVDDNEVSSAAFQSLVPDIPSQIENPVFIAPNQAQSPQTLVTQSVIADLDNMQQDIEQVWEELLSIPELQCLNIQNDKLVETSTVPSPETKMTEIDNNYHFYSSMPSLEKEVGNCSPHFLSAFEDSFSSILSTEDSSQLTVNSLNSDATINTDFGDEFYSAFIAEPSSSNSMPSSATLSQSLSELLNGPIDVSDLSLCKAFNQSHPESTEFNDSDSGISLNTSPGLASPEHSVESSVYGDTPLGFSDSEMEEIDSAPGSVKQNGPKTQPVQSSGDTVQPLSPSPGHSAPVSDAQCENTPKKELPVSPSHRKTPFTKDKHSSRLEAHLTRDELRAKALHIPFPVEKIINLPVDDFNEMMSKEQFNEAQLALIRDIRRRGKNKVAAQNCRKRKLENIVELEQDLDHLKDEKEKLLREKGENDKSLHLLKKQLSTLYLEVFSMLRDEDGKPYSPSEYSLQQTRDGNVFLVPKSKKPDVKKN
- the NFE2L2 gene encoding nuclear factor erythroid 2-related factor 2 isoform X1, giving the protein MFGFGDPGSASGNRRDMDLIDILWRQDIDLGVSREVFDFSQRRKEHELEKQKKLEKERQEQLQKEQEKAFFAQLQLDEETGEFLPIQPAQHIPSETSGSANYSQVAHIPKPDALYFDDCMQLLAETFPFVDDNEVSSAAFQSLVPDIPSQIENPVFIAPNQAQSPQTLVTQSVIADLDNMQQDIEQVWEELLSIPELQCLNIQNDKLVETSTVPSPETKMTEIDNNYHFYSSMPSLEKEVGNCSPHFLSAFEDSFSSILSTEDSSQLTVNSLNSDATINTDFGDEFYSAFIAEPSSSNSMPSSATLSQSLSELLNGPIDVSDLSLCKAFNQSHPESTEFNDSDSGISLNTSPGLASPEHSVESSVYGDTPLGFSDSEMEEIDSAPGSVKQNGPKTQPVQSSGDTVQPLSPSPGHSAPVSDAQCENTPKKELPVSPSHRKTPFTKDKHSSRLEAHLTRDELRAKALHIPFPVEKIINLPVDDFNEMMSKEQFNEAQLALIRDIRRRGKNKVAAQNCRKRKLENIVELEQDLDHLKDEKEKLLREKGENDKSLHLLKKQLSTLYLEVFSMLRDEDGKPYSPSEYSLQQTRDGNVFLVPKSKKPDVKKN
- the NFE2L2 gene encoding nuclear factor erythroid 2-related factor 2 isoform X2, which gives rise to MMDLELPPPGLPSQQDMDLIDILWRQDIDLGVSREVFDFSQRRKEHELEKQKKLEKERQEQLQKEQEKAFFAQLQLDEETGEFLPIQPAQHIPSETSGSANYSQVAHIPKPDALYFDDCMQLLAETFPFVDDNEVSSAAFQSLVPDIPSQIENPVFIAPNQAQSPQTLVTQSVIADLDNMQQDIEQVWEELLSIPELQCLNIQNDKLVETSTVPSPETKMTEIDNNYHFYSSMPSLEKEVGNCSPHFLSAFEDSFSSILSTEDSSQLTVNSLNSDATINTDFGDEFYSAFIAEPSSSNSMPSSATLSQSLSELLNGPIDVSDLSLCKAFNQSHPESTEFNDSDSGISLNTSPGLASPEHSVESSVYGDTPLGFSDSEMEEIDSAPGSVKQNGPKTQPVQSSGDTVQPLSPSPGHSAPVSDAQCENTPKKELPVSPSHRKTPFTKDKHSSRLEAHLTRDELRAKALHIPFPVEKIINLPVDDFNEMMSKEQFNEAQLALIRDIRRRGKNKVAAQNCRKRKLENIVELEQDLDHLKDEKEKLLREKGENDKSLHLLKKQLSTLYLEVFSMLRDEDGKPYSPSEYSLQQTRDGNVFLVPKSKKPDVKKN